The nucleotide sequence CCATGGAACAGGCACAAGCACGCCGCACCGGCAAGCAGCAGGGCGGCGGTTGAGATGGACTGGCAAGGCTGGGCGCTGTTTGGGCTCCTCGCCACCACTGCGCTGACCGCGGTGCTGATCGCGTGCCAGATGGCCGGCTGGACAAGGCTCGACCTGCCGCTGGTCCTGGGCAGCCTCGTGACGCCGGATCCGGACAAGGCGCGTGTCGCCGGGTTCTTCATCCACCTCGCGGCCGGGCAGGTCTTCGCGCTCGGCTACGCGGCGGTTTTCGCTCTGCTGGGCCGAGCCACGTGGTGGATCGGCGCACTGCTGGGCCTCCTGCACGTCGCCGTCGCGCTGACCGTCATCCTGCCCCTGCTGCCGGGCATTCATCCGAGGATGGCCAGCACCAGGGCCGGCCCGGCCAGCCGTTCAGCCCTCGAACCGCCGGGCCTGCTCGGCCTGAACTACGGGATCCAGACTCCGGCAGTAGCCGTGGCGGCCCACCTGGTGTACGGCTCGCTGCTCGGACTGCTCCTCACCGCTGGCTGACAGGGAGAAGGTGAAGCCACGTGGAAACCAGGATGCACTCCCCCGCCCTGGAGGACTACGGGCTGCTGGGCGACACGCGGACTGCCGCGCTGGTCTCGGCCGACGGCGGCATCGACTGGCTCTGCGCGCCCACCTTCGACGGCGATCCCGTCTTCGGCGCGCTGCTCGGCGGCGCCGAAGCCGGCACCTTCCGCGCCGGCCCCGCCTTCCCCGCCGAACGCCTCGTCCGCCGGTACCGGCCGCACACGGCGACGCTCGAAACGGTCTGGGCCGCGGACGGGGGAACACTGACCCTCACCGAAGCGATGGTGGCCGAGGTGTCGGGCCGCCTGCTGCCCACCACCCTCCTGATCCGGCGGCTGGAGGCCGACGGCGCACCGGTACGGGCCGCCGTCGACTTTAACCCCCGGTTCGGCGAGCGCCATCTGCGCCCCCGCGTCCGGAGGGGGCGGCATCTGGTCTGCGAATGGGGCGCCCTGGCCATGTCACTCGGCTGCAGCGGCGGGTTGCGGGTTGAGCCGGGTACGACGGCGGAACTCACCGTTGAGCCCGGCCGTCCCGTGGTGATGGTGCTTGGGTTGGCATATACGGAACCGCTGATCTGGGTGGATCCGGAGACCGCGTGGGACCTGGTGGAAGCCGATGAGGACCGCTGGCGGGAGTGGACGTCGGGCATCAGCCGGGACGTTCCGTTCCGTGAACCGGTGCTGCGGAGCCTGCTGACGCTGAAGCTGCTGACCTACTCCCCCTCGGGAGCACCGGTGGCCGCCCCTACCACGTCACTGCCGGAGGACCCGGGCGGCATCCGCAACTGGGACTACAGGTACGCCTGGCCGCGGGATGCCAGCATCGGCATCGCCGCGTTCCTTGGCCTCGGCAAGGATGCCGAGGCACTGAACTTCCTGAACTGGCTCCTGCACGCCAGCAGGCTGGAGCGGCCCCGGCTGCCGGCCCTGCTCACCCTGACCGGCGGGCATGTCCCCCGCGAGCGCACGCTGGAGAACTGGCCGGGCTACGCGGACAGCTCTCCGGTGCGGGCGGGCAACGGGGCCGCGCACCAGCATCAGCTGGACGGCTACGGCTGGGTGCTCGACGCCGCGTGGAACCTCGTGCGGCAGGGGCGGCGCCTGAACTCGGAGACGTGGCGGGCGATGCGCAGCTTCACGGATCTGGTGGCGCGGCGGTGGCCGGAACCGGACGCGGGCATCTGGGAAATCAGGGCCGATGCCGCGCACCATGTGCATTCGAAGATCATGGGCTGGCTCGCCCTTGACCGGGCACTGCGGATTGCCGAAACCCACCGCATCAGCGCCCGGCGGCGGCGCCGGTGGGAGACGGCACGAAGCGAGCTCACAGCCGACATCAGGGCGCAGGGATTCGACGCCGCCCGGAACACATACACGCGCTCCTACGGATCGGCCGATCTCGACTCGGCCCTGCTGATCCTGCCCGTGACCGGCTTCGAGGATTCCGGCTCTCCGCGGCTGCGGGGGACGGTGGATGCGGTGTGGGTTGAGTTGTCGGCCGGCTACCCCTTCCTCTACCGCTACCCGCCCGGCCAGGACGGGTTGCCCGGTGATGAAGGAGCTTTCCTGCCGTGTTCCTTCTGGCTGGCCCAGGCCCTCGCCCTGACGGGACGGGCAGCCGAGGCTGCGGAACTGTTCGAGTCGCTGCTGGGCTACGCCGGTCCGCTGGGCCTGTTCAGCGAGGAAGCCGATCCCGCCACCGGAACGCTCCTCGGCAACTATCCGCAGGCGATGACGCACGCCGCGCTGGTCCAGGCGGCGCTGGCCCTCCGCGACGCCTCCCACCAGCTGGCGCCCCTCCCGCAGGCCGCGGGCCCGAAGGAAGCCTGACTCCTCCACCGGCACAGCCCTGACGGGAATTTTCGGGGTGAGCCCCCCGCAAAAGGGGGAACCGTCTATCGGATCCTAGGAAAATCCCAACGTCCGGGCGGCAGGCTCGGCGTGGGGGGCATCAACTACACAAACGCACCATGCGCCCCTCGGACAGGACATTTACCATCAGGGGGGACATCTTGAGTGTTCAAAAGCAGGACCAAAAAGAACGGTCGAAAGTCCGGGTGGCCCGGCGCCGGCGGACGATGGGGATAGTGACCCTGGGCGCGGTGCTGGCGTCCGGGCTGACCGCCCTGCCGCCGGCTGTTGCGGCGCTGCCGGCAGGCGGTCCCGTGCTGTCGCAGTCGGTAGTCGCTGGCATGGTGCCCGCGGCGCTGCCCGCCGGCCCTGCGGGCGTGGGCCCGATCGATCCGACCAACGGTTATCCGTACTGGTACGCCGACGGCGGGGACGAGGCCAAGGGGCTGGAGCCCGTCCGGCTGGAGCTGTGCCTTGACGGCTCGGTCTGCCCGGTCATCGGCATCGACTACGATCCGACCCAGCCGCTGGCGATTCCCGGGAATTTCCCGGAAGAGTCATTCTGGTGGTCGGCCGAAACGTCGCTGACCATGCCGGGCGGGGCATCAGCACGGCTGATCATGGCCCAGGAGGCGGCGTTTTCCGGAGTCGGGGACGTGGCGCAGGGACAGCAGAACGGGTTCGCCCGACTGCGGATCCGGCTGGACGACGGCGTACCCAACCAGCGGTACACGTTCACCCACCCGTACGGTGTTGAGGTGCTGACCGCGGATGACCGCGGCCGGATCCGCTTCACCGAAGACATCGGCTGCATGCAGCAGCCGTGCAGCTGGGACGAGCCGTCCGAGGGACGCATCGGCCCCTTCCTGCGGTGGGACCCGGCCGTGGCACCGGCAGCACCGGAAGGCTTTATCGGCGACCCTCTCGTCGAACACAAGGTGGTGGGCAGCCCCAACAACACGGACTACTTCCAGGTCTCCGGACCGGCGGACGCGGGCGGCACTCCCGCGAGCGCCCGGACGGACCTGTTCGCCGTGCAGGGCAAAATCGCCACGCTGAAGGCAGGGGTGGACAAGCCCGGGGGCGTCTACAACTCCAAGCAAACGGTCAAAATCCAGGCGTCCCTGCCGGACAAGGCGAAGATCATCTACACCACGGACGGCACCGATCCCGGGTTCAACGAAGACGGCACCATTAACGGAACCGAAGTCGTGCCTGCCGCGGGCGACATGTCCGCGGTGGCCGCCGTCGAACTGGCCACACCGGGCCTGACCACGCTGAAGTACATGGCGGTGGACCTCGAGGACAAGGAGAAGGCCACCGCCATCTACACCGAAGAGTATGAACTCGACGCCACCCGGCCGTGGCTTGAGGCCAGCCCGGACGCGGCCGCTGGTCCCCTCGCGGGACCGCAGACGGTCACCCTCACAGGGACCACGAACGACCCCTCCGTTGCGCCGGACATCTACTACACCACGGACGGATCGGCCCCGGGTCTGACGGAGGATGGGGAACCGACCGGCTCCACCCGCGAATACAACGATCCATTCCGGCTCGGGATGTCCACCACCATCCGGGCCGTCGCCATCGACCCGGCCACCGGAACTGCCGGCGAGGTGCGTTCCTTCCCGTTCAAGGTCCGCAACCTCTCTGAAGTGGGCCCCCTCGGCGACCACGGCTTCCCGGTGTGGCTGAAGGACAACGGCTGGGAAGGGCAGGAACCGGTCCAGCTGGACCTGTGCCTGGATGACCCGCTGTGCCCGGTGGTCGATGACCGGCCAGACCCGACGCAGCCGACGTCGTTCCCGGACAACTTCCCGGGCGAGGCGTTCTGGTTCGCGTCCGACGCGGAAGTTCCCGTCGACGGCGGGGACGTCCGGCTGACCCTCGGTTCGGAGGCAGCGTTCGGGGCGGATGCCGTGCAGGACAACGCGCAGGTCGGCTTCGGCCGGGTCCGGGTCCGCGGCGACGCGGTCTTCGAGCCGGAGGCAACCTACCGGTTCACACACCCTTACGGGGCCCTGGACCTGAAGGCGGATCTCGACGGCAACATCAACTACACCGAGGACCTGGGCGCCCTGAACGCCACCGGCGACTTCTCGGGGCTGCTGGAGAGCAGGATCGGGCCGTTCCTCCGGTGGACCGAAGGTGCTCCCGAAGGGTACCTCGGCGACGGCGCCACGCCGCACGCCGTGACCGGCAGCCCGTATGACACGAACTACTTCAAGATCGAGAAGATTGCTGCGCCCAGCGGCGATGTACTGGATCCGGAGCTCCTTGGGGAGACCGACCAGTTCGTGGTCCAGGGCCGCATGACCGGCGCCACCCCGCCGGAGCCCACCCCCACGGCAACGACGGCGGGCGGCGTGTTCGCCACCGACCAGCTCGTGGCGCTGACGGCCACCCCGGAGAATGCACAGATCTTCTTCACCACCGACGGCACGGACCCGACGACGGCCAGCACGCTGTACACGGAGCCGATTCCAATCACCGCCGAGGGCACCACCACGGTGAAGTTCATCGCCGTGGCGTTTGGCATCGCCTCTCCAGTGATGACGGAGACGTTCACGGTGGACAAGACGGCACCGGGCCTGAGCGCCAATGTTGACGGCAGCGAGGTCCCTGCGGGCACCGCCGTGACACTGTCCGCCAGCGAGGACGCGGCCATCTTCTTCACGCTGGATGGCAGTGAGCCCACAGCGGACGGCACGCGGTACTCGGCACCGGTGACGCTCGCGGGGGGCCAGACCCTGCGGGCGGTGGCCATCGATGCCGCCGGCAATGCCAGCAGCATCGGCAGCTGGACGGCGGCCGAAGGAACCGGCGGTGAGACCCCCGTTGATCCGCCGGTCGAGGAACCTGCCACGAGGGACGGCATCGGCCGGGACTTCAACGGCGACTCCAGCGCCGATCTCGTCTCGACGGACACTTCGGGCAAGCTATGGCTGTACCCCGGCAACGGCAACGGCGGTTTCGCACCCCGGAAGCAGATCGGGTCGGGCTGGAACGGCATGACCAGCGTGGTCAGCGCCGGGGACACCAACAGTGACGGCAAGGCTGACCTGGTGGCCCGCGACGCGGCCGGCAAGCTGTGGCTGTACCCCGGTAACGGCAGGGGCGGTTTCGCCGCGAAGAAGCAGGTGGGGCAGGGCTGGAACGGCATGACCAGCATCGTTGCCCCCGGTGACTTCAGCGGGGACGGCAAAGCCGACCTCGTGGCCCGCGACAAGGCCGGCTACCTCTGGCTCTACGCCGGTGACGGGCGCGGCACCTACGGCGCCGTAAAGAAGATCGGCCGGGGCTGGAACAGCATGACAATTGTCGGCGCCGGGGACACCACCAGCGACGGCAAGGCTGATCTGGTGGCCCGCGACACTGCCGGCAACCTGTGGCTCTACGCCGGCAGGGGCGACGGATACGTGGCATCCAGCAAGCAGATCGGCACGGGCTGGAACAGCATGACCCTGCTGATGGGACCCGGCGACTTCAGCGGCGACGGCAAAAACGACCTGATCGCCCGCGACAAGTCCGGCAACCTGTGGCTGTACGCAGGCAAGGGCGACGGACACGTCTCTGGGAAGAAGATGATCGGCACGGGCTGGAACTCGATGAAGAACATCCTCTGATCCGTTCCCAGCCAGACTGAAACAGCACAACAGTGGTCTCCGCCGGTTTTCCGGAGGGGACCACTGTTGGTTAACGGAGCGTGCCCATCCAAGCCGAGAGTTTTTGTACAGATAATGGCTCCTGAAGTGCCTGGAGCGGCCGTTATCTGTACAAAAACTCGGGGTGCTTCTGCTTCGAATGCGTTGCGAGGGTCCCCGCCGTTTGGATGCCCGACGGCGGGAGTCAAGTCCGACGGCGGGCCGTAAGGTTGCCGCCGTCGGCCGTCTGTTTGGACTTTCCCTAACTTGGCCAAAAAGCTGCCGAGCAACCCGCGCTCGTGGGCGAACGCTCTCAGCTGCAAGCGTGTCGGGCGATGGGTATTTCTGCCCATCGCGGCTCTCGGCCCCCGATAGTAAATTCATTGGGTAAATACTTTCCGGCCTGACACGGCGCCACGTTCAGGAGCCGAAAGAGGGCCGCCCAACGCTCGCACCCAGGCAGGCAGCCCTCACACCCGCTCGCACACCTCCGCAAAAGGAAGATCGATGAGTCAACCCAGTTACCCCCACGCGCCCCAAAACGGTCCATCAGCTCCGCCGATTCCGCATCCGCCGTCCAGCTATGGCGGGCAGTACCAAGGCGAATACCAGCCGGGGCCCTACGGCGACGTTCCCTACGCCAGCGGGCCGGGGAAGTCGTTCATGACCACGTGGATTCTGTCCCTCCTGCTGGGCAGCTTCGGTGCGGACCGTTTCTACCTGGGCAAGGTCGGCACGGGCATCGCCAAGCTTCTGACCGGCGGCGGGTTCGGCATTTGGGCAATCGTGGACCTGATCATCACCCTGACCGGAAACGCACGGGACAAGGACGGGCGGCCGCTGGAGGGCTACCCGGAGAACAAGAAGAAGGCCTGGATCATCACCGCGGTCGTCTGGGTGATCGGAATGGTGGTCGGAGCCCTGTACATGGTGATGTCCTTTGCCATGGCTTCCCAGATGCTTGTGGGACGGAACACCCCGGCTCCGCCGCTACCCGCTGCCTCCGAAGCGGCACCGGCCCCGTCATCCGCTGCTTCCGAGGCGGCACCGGCCCCGTCATCCTCGGCCACCGACACCGCCACCGCCACCGATGCGAACTCCCTGGTGGTTACCGTGTCCGAGGGCAATACGGTGAAAGTCGGGGTCCTGGACTCCCTCTACATCTCTGAAATTCCGCGCATGTCCTACATGAAGCCGCAGAACGGAGGGTTCCTCGCCATCAAGGTTTCCTGGGAGACGCTGACGGGAAGCAGCAGGACCAGCCCTTACAACTTCGAGGTCTACGACACGGACGGCAATGAGGGCGAGCTGATCTCTCTGGACGAGGGGCTGGGGAGCCTGCCCACTGAGGAAGTTGGCGCCGGTGATGTTCGCCGGGGAATGATCGTGTTCGACGTCAGGAAGGGCCCCGTCAAGGTCGTGGTCAAGGATGAGTTCGGGGACGCGGCATCCACCTTCACCCTGACCACTCAGTAATCTGTGACGGGAAAAACCGAGGTCCTGCCCTGCTGCAGCCCGATTGTTGATATTTTTTGATTGCCGCTCCGCAATGTGCGGGCCGGGGGACCCACCATTTGCCATCGAAAGGCACCATCATGAGCACACCTCAGTACCAGCCGCAGTACCAGGGCTACGCGCCGGCACCGGCTTCCGCCAAGACCAACACGCTGGCCATCGTTGCGCTGATCTCGTCGTTCTTCATCAGCCTGCTCGGCGTCATTCTGGGCCACGTCGCCCTGGGCCAGATCAAGAGGACCGGCGAAGGCGGACGCGGCCTGGCCATCGCCGCCCTGGTCATCGGCTACGCGTCGATTGCCCTCTCGGTCGTCCTGCTCATCGTCGTCCTCGGATCGGCCGCCGCCTCCCAGGCCTGACAGCAGCGCGGCAGACCCCCGCCGGGAACTTTCCCGGCGGGGGTCTGTTGCTTTCTGCCGCGGAAAGACGGACGACGGCGGCGCTCCCCCGCCGCCGTCCGCTTCCGTTTTCTAGGACTCCAGTCCGCGAAGCGTCTCCCTCGCACCGTACCGGTGCAGGCTGGCCAGCGCTTCGGAGTACGCGGTGACAAACCGTTCGTTGTCGATGAGGTCGCCGAAGACTTCCCGGTTCGAGATGAAGGACAGCGGGTCCTGCCGCTGGCGTGCGGCGGCGGCCATCAGGGTGTCCTTGAGCCGGTCCACCACCTCGATCGGGTTGCCCTGCTCGTCCGTTCCTTCGGCATAGCGTGCCCAGCTCGCCACAATCGCAGCAGACCGGCTGATCTCTCCCCCGTTCTCGAGGTTGATCCGCACCACGGGCAGCAGCCACTTCGGGATCCGGTCCGAGCTCTCCGCACACAGCCGGGCCAGGGTGTCGCGGACGTATTCGTTGGAGAAGCGCTCGATCAGGGCCCGCTTGTACGTGCCGAGGTCGATGCCGGGCACCGGCTGCAGCGTCGGCGTCGCTTCCCGGTCCATGTAGTCCAGCAGGAACCGCGCGAACAGCGGGTCCTGCGCCGCCTCGTGCGCGTAGCGGTACCCGGCCAGGTGCCCGAAGTAGCACATCCCCTGGTGGCTCGCGTTGAGCAGCCGCAGCTTCATCAGCTCATACGGCTCCACGTCCTCCACGAGCTGCACGCCGGCCTTTTCGAAGGGCGGACGCCCCAGGCTGAAGTGGTCCTCGAGCACCCACTGCTCGAAGGGTTCGCAGACCACGGGCCAGCCGTCCTCAACACCGAACTCCTCCGCGATGGCCTGCCGGTCCTCGTCGGTGGTGACGGGCGTGATGCGGTCCACCATGCTGTTGGGGAAGGGCACGTGCTCGGTGACCCAGGCGCCGAGAGCCGGGTCCTTGAGCGAGGCGAAGGCCGTGAACATCTCCCGCGCCACGTCGCCGTTGCCCTGGATGTTGTCGCAGGACATGACCGTGAACGGCGCCAGCCCCCGGTCCCGGCGCCGGCGCAGCGCCTCGGTGATGAGCCCGAAGGTGGTCCGCGGCGCGGCACCGGGCTGGAGGTCGTGGACCACATCGGGGTTGTCGGCGTCGAAGCGGCCGGTGACGTGGTGGAAGTTGTACCCGCCCTCGGTGACTGTCAGCGAAACGATCCGGACGGCGTCGGACGCCATTTTTTCGATCACGGCCTCGGGATCGTCGGGCGCGAAGAGGTACTCGATGATGGAGCCGATCACCCGGCCTTCCCGCGTCCCGTCGGGGTTCTTCACCACCAGCGTGTACAGGCAGTCCTGCCGGTCCATGACCTGCTTCATCCGGGCGTCGCCGGGCAGGACGCCCACGCCGCAGATGGCCCAGTCGTGGGCGAGGCCGGCGTTCATCAGCTGGTCCAGGTACATGGCCTGGTGCGCGCGGTGGAAGCCGCCGACGCCGAAGTGGACGATGCCGGCGGTCAGGGCCGAGCGGTCATAGGACGGACGGGCCAGGCTGCCCGGGAGTTCGGTGAGTGTCGCATCGGTGAGCATTGCTGTTCCTTTCAGTGCGGGCTCAGCGGCCCGGGTAGACCACGGCTTTGAGCTGTCCGGGCTGCTTGCCCGCTTTCAGTGCTTCTTCGGCGTCGGCCAGGCCGAACCTGCCGGTGACCAGGATGTCCAGGTCCACCTTGCCGTCGGCTATGAGCTGGATGGCCAGGGGCCAGGTGTTGGTGTAGCGGAAGACGCCGGAGAGCCAGATCTCCCGGTTCTGGATGTACGAGACGGGGAGTTCGACGTCGTCCGCCCCCAGCCCCACGAGGATCACCTTTCCGGCGGGCGCCACGGCCTTGATCCCGGAACGGACCGCCTGCGGTGCGCCGGAAGCGTCAATGAACGCGTCGACGTCGAGCCCCTCCACCGTGTCAGTGCGGGCGTTGAGCGCGTGGGTGGCGCCGTGGTCCAGCGCGAACGCGAGGCGGTCCTCGGCGATGTCGCTGATGTAGATTTCGGTGGCGCCGAACGCGCGGGCGGCCTGGGCGGCGATGATGCCGATGGGTCCGGCGCCGGCGATCAGCACCCGGCTGCCGGGGCGGATGCCGGCGCGTTCGCAGGCCCACAGCCCCACGGAGAGCGGCTCGATCAGGGCGGCCGCCTCGTCGCTGACGCTGTCCGGGATCTCATAGGCGAAGTCGGACTGGATGGTGACGTATTCCGTGAACGCGCCGTCCACCGGCGGGGTGGCGTAGAACTCGATGTCCGGGCAGAGGTTGTACCGTCCGGCGCGGCATTGCTTGCAGGTGCGGCAGGGTCGCTGGGGTTCGACGGCGACCCGCTTGCCGATGCGGGCAGGGTCCACGGCGCTTCCGGCGGCGGTGATCCGGCCGGAGAGTTCGTGGCCGAGGATGAGCGGGTGGTCCACCACGTAGTCGCCGATCCGGCCGTGTTCGTAGTAGTGGACGTCGCTGCCGCAAACGCCGACGGCGGCCACCTGCACCAGGACCTGGTCGGGATCCAGCTGCGGGACGGGCAGCGTTTCCAGGGCCATCTCGCCCTGGCGCTTGAGGACGGCGGCGCGCATGGTGTCCGGCAGGCCTGTTTGGCCGGGGGCTGTCTGGCCGGTGCCTGCCTGGCCTGGGGCGGCGGGCTGGGTGGTTGTTGTCATGGAGGTCATTCCTTTGGAAGTGGAGGGCGTTACTTGGCCGCGCTGTTACTTGACCACGCCGTTACTTGACCGCGCCGAGCGACAGACCCTGGACGAGCTTGTCCTGCGCGGCGAAGCCGGCGAACAGCACGGGCAGGGAGATGATGACGGCGGCGGCACACACCTTGGCGAGGAACAGGCCCTGGCCGGAGACGAAGCCGGTGAGGAACACCGGGGCGGTGCCGGCGACGACGCCGGTGAGGACGCGGGCCAGCAGGAGTTCGTTCCAGCTGAAAATGAAGCAGATCAGGGCGGTGGCGGCGATGCCGGGCATGGCAACGGGGGCGATGATCTTGCGCAGGATGAGCAGGAGGCTGGCGCCGTCGATCTGGGCCGCCTCGAGCATTTCCTCCGGGACTTCGGCGAGGAAGGAGCGCATCATCCACACGGCGATGGGCAGGTTCATGGAGGTGTACATCAGGATCAGGAACCAGATGTTGTCCAGCGCGCCGACGGTCCGGGCAAAGAGGTAGAGCGGCAGGATCGCGGCCACCACCGGCATCATCTTGGTGGAGAGGAAGAAGAACATGACGTCGGTCCACTTCTTCACCGGCCGGATGGAGAGGGCGTACGCGGCCGGGATGGCCAGTGCCAGCACCAGGACGGTGGAGAGGATGGAGGCGGTGGCGGAGTTGATCAGCGGCGGCCAGGGGCTGACGCCGGAGGTGGCGCCGAAGAACTCCTTGTACGCGTCCAGGGTCAGGTCCGCGGCGATGGAGGGCGGGTTCGTGGCGGCGTCGGTTTCGGAGTGGAAGGAGGTCAGGATCATCCACAGCACGGGGGTGGCGAAGAGCAGTGCCAGCAGCCAGGCGGCGATCCCGGCGGCGGTGTTGTTCCGTGTAGGGTCCATCCGGGACTTGCGACGCCGTGAGATGCGGCCGGTGTTTAGGGCGATAGGGCCGGCGGGGTTGTCCTGTGCAGCGGGCGTGAGGGTGCTCATCGTGCTGCCTCCTTTTTGAAGAGCGAGAAAACGGTGCGGAGGGCGAAGGTCGCCACGATGATGGTGCCGATGACCACCACGACGCCGGCGGCGGAGGCCAGGCCGTATTCGTTGGCGAAGTAGAACGTCTGGTAGATCGCGTAGGGCAGGTTCGCGGTGCCCAGGCCGCCGGCGGTGAGGGTGAAGACCGAGTCGAAGTTCTGCACGATGTAGATCGCGCCGAGCAGGCCCCCGAGTTCCAGGTACTGGCGCAGGTGCGGCAGGGTCAGGTCGCGGAAGATGATCCACGGGCTGGCGCCGTCCATCTGGGCGGCTTCGATGGTGTCCATCGGGCGGGACTGCAGCCCGGCGAGCAGGATGAGCATCATGAACGGGGTCCACTGCCAGACCAGGGACGCGATCACAGCTGCCAACGGGGCCTGGGACAGCAGGTCCAGCTGGGGGGCGGCGCTGCTGCCGAACAGCGACCAGACCCAGGTCAGGATGCCGTTGATCAGCCCGTAGGTCGGGTTCAGCAGGGCGTGCTTCCAGATCAGGGCCGCAGCCACCGGGACCACCAGGAACGGGGCGATCAGCAGGGTCCGGGCCAGGCCGCGGCCGATGAACTTCTTGTCCAGCAGC is from Arthrobacter sp. QXT-31 and encodes:
- a CDS encoding glycoside hydrolase family 15 protein, whose translation is METRMHSPALEDYGLLGDTRTAALVSADGGIDWLCAPTFDGDPVFGALLGGAEAGTFRAGPAFPAERLVRRYRPHTATLETVWAADGGTLTLTEAMVAEVSGRLLPTTLLIRRLEADGAPVRAAVDFNPRFGERHLRPRVRRGRHLVCEWGALAMSLGCSGGLRVEPGTTAELTVEPGRPVVMVLGLAYTEPLIWVDPETAWDLVEADEDRWREWTSGISRDVPFREPVLRSLLTLKLLTYSPSGAPVAAPTTSLPEDPGGIRNWDYRYAWPRDASIGIAAFLGLGKDAEALNFLNWLLHASRLERPRLPALLTLTGGHVPRERTLENWPGYADSSPVRAGNGAAHQHQLDGYGWVLDAAWNLVRQGRRLNSETWRAMRSFTDLVARRWPEPDAGIWEIRADAAHHVHSKIMGWLALDRALRIAETHRISARRRRRWETARSELTADIRAQGFDAARNTYTRSYGSADLDSALLILPVTGFEDSGSPRLRGTVDAVWVELSAGYPFLYRYPPGQDGLPGDEGAFLPCSFWLAQALALTGRAAEAAELFESLLGYAGPLGLFSEEADPATGTLLGNYPQAMTHAALVQAALALRDASHQLAPLPQAAGPKEA
- a CDS encoding chitobiase/beta-hexosaminidase C-terminal domain-containing protein, translated to MSVQKQDQKERSKVRVARRRRTMGIVTLGAVLASGLTALPPAVAALPAGGPVLSQSVVAGMVPAALPAGPAGVGPIDPTNGYPYWYADGGDEAKGLEPVRLELCLDGSVCPVIGIDYDPTQPLAIPGNFPEESFWWSAETSLTMPGGASARLIMAQEAAFSGVGDVAQGQQNGFARLRIRLDDGVPNQRYTFTHPYGVEVLTADDRGRIRFTEDIGCMQQPCSWDEPSEGRIGPFLRWDPAVAPAAPEGFIGDPLVEHKVVGSPNNTDYFQVSGPADAGGTPASARTDLFAVQGKIATLKAGVDKPGGVYNSKQTVKIQASLPDKAKIIYTTDGTDPGFNEDGTINGTEVVPAAGDMSAVAAVELATPGLTTLKYMAVDLEDKEKATAIYTEEYELDATRPWLEASPDAAAGPLAGPQTVTLTGTTNDPSVAPDIYYTTDGSAPGLTEDGEPTGSTREYNDPFRLGMSTTIRAVAIDPATGTAGEVRSFPFKVRNLSEVGPLGDHGFPVWLKDNGWEGQEPVQLDLCLDDPLCPVVDDRPDPTQPTSFPDNFPGEAFWFASDAEVPVDGGDVRLTLGSEAAFGADAVQDNAQVGFGRVRVRGDAVFEPEATYRFTHPYGALDLKADLDGNINYTEDLGALNATGDFSGLLESRIGPFLRWTEGAPEGYLGDGATPHAVTGSPYDTNYFKIEKIAAPSGDVLDPELLGETDQFVVQGRMTGATPPEPTPTATTAGGVFATDQLVALTATPENAQIFFTTDGTDPTTASTLYTEPIPITAEGTTTVKFIAVAFGIASPVMTETFTVDKTAPGLSANVDGSEVPAGTAVTLSASEDAAIFFTLDGSEPTADGTRYSAPVTLAGGQTLRAVAIDAAGNASSIGSWTAAEGTGGETPVDPPVEEPATRDGIGRDFNGDSSADLVSTDTSGKLWLYPGNGNGGFAPRKQIGSGWNGMTSVVSAGDTNSDGKADLVARDAAGKLWLYPGNGRGGFAAKKQVGQGWNGMTSIVAPGDFSGDGKADLVARDKAGYLWLYAGDGRGTYGAVKKIGRGWNSMTIVGAGDTTSDGKADLVARDTAGNLWLYAGRGDGYVASSKQIGTGWNSMTLLMGPGDFSGDGKNDLIARDKSGNLWLYAGKGDGHVSGKKMIGTGWNSMKNIL
- a CDS encoding TM2 domain-containing protein, giving the protein MSQPSYPHAPQNGPSAPPIPHPPSSYGGQYQGEYQPGPYGDVPYASGPGKSFMTTWILSLLLGSFGADRFYLGKVGTGIAKLLTGGGFGIWAIVDLIITLTGNARDKDGRPLEGYPENKKKAWIITAVVWVIGMVVGALYMVMSFAMASQMLVGRNTPAPPLPAASEAAPAPSSAASEAAPAPSSSATDTATATDANSLVVTVSEGNTVKVGVLDSLYISEIPRMSYMKPQNGGFLAIKVSWETLTGSSRTSPYNFEVYDTDGNEGELISLDEGLGSLPTEEVGAGDVRRGMIVFDVRKGPVKVVVKDEFGDAASTFTLTTQ
- a CDS encoding DUF4190 domain-containing protein, whose protein sequence is MSTPQYQPQYQGYAPAPASAKTNTLAIVALISSFFISLLGVILGHVALGQIKRTGEGGRGLAIAALVIGYASIALSVVLLIVVLGSAAASQA
- a CDS encoding mannitol dehydrogenase family protein yields the protein MLTDATLTELPGSLARPSYDRSALTAGIVHFGVGGFHRAHQAMYLDQLMNAGLAHDWAICGVGVLPGDARMKQVMDRQDCLYTLVVKNPDGTREGRVIGSIIEYLFAPDDPEAVIEKMASDAVRIVSLTVTEGGYNFHHVTGRFDADNPDVVHDLQPGAAPRTTFGLITEALRRRRDRGLAPFTVMSCDNIQGNGDVAREMFTAFASLKDPALGAWVTEHVPFPNSMVDRITPVTTDEDRQAIAEEFGVEDGWPVVCEPFEQWVLEDHFSLGRPPFEKAGVQLVEDVEPYELMKLRLLNASHQGMCYFGHLAGYRYAHEAAQDPLFARFLLDYMDREATPTLQPVPGIDLGTYKRALIERFSNEYVRDTLARLCAESSDRIPKWLLPVVRINLENGGEISRSAAIVASWARYAEGTDEQGNPIEVVDRLKDTLMAAAARQRQDPLSFISNREVFGDLIDNERFVTAYSEALASLHRYGARETLRGLES
- a CDS encoding NAD(P)-dependent alcohol dehydrogenase — its product is MRAAVLKRQGEMALETLPVPQLDPDQVLVQVAAVGVCGSDVHYYEHGRIGDYVVDHPLILGHELSGRITAAGSAVDPARIGKRVAVEPQRPCRTCKQCRAGRYNLCPDIEFYATPPVDGAFTEYVTIQSDFAYEIPDSVSDEAAALIEPLSVGLWACERAGIRPGSRVLIAGAGPIGIIAAQAARAFGATEIYISDIAEDRLAFALDHGATHALNARTDTVEGLDVDAFIDASGAPQAVRSGIKAVAPAGKVILVGLGADDVELPVSYIQNREIWLSGVFRYTNTWPLAIQLIADGKVDLDILVTGRFGLADAEEALKAGKQPGQLKAVVYPGR
- a CDS encoding carbohydrate ABC transporter permease; translation: MSTLTPAAQDNPAGPIALNTGRISRRRKSRMDPTRNNTAAGIAAWLLALLFATPVLWMILTSFHSETDAATNPPSIAADLTLDAYKEFFGATSGVSPWPPLINSATASILSTVLVLALAIPAAYALSIRPVKKWTDVMFFFLSTKMMPVVAAILPLYLFARTVGALDNIWFLILMYTSMNLPIAVWMMRSFLAEVPEEMLEAAQIDGASLLLILRKIIAPVAMPGIAATALICFIFSWNELLLARVLTGVVAGTAPVFLTGFVSGQGLFLAKVCAAAVIISLPVLFAGFAAQDKLVQGLSLGAVK